A window from Thalassophryne amazonica chromosome 15, fThaAma1.1, whole genome shotgun sequence encodes these proteins:
- the LOC117526384 gene encoding carbohydrate sulfotransferase 12-like has product MGTWRCLRGVFILGSLFVILLLVVYWDDIGGFNVYPVQDPKHQLHDSEPGPWVTSCPSHLPIFFTTATLMPTDIPEERGAAAENEKQSKTKFEIKNKEEEERPSDAASTREQEERKQRIMDVCSGKDVVEFPGRTRTFDQIPNKELDHLIVDDKHRIIYCYVPKVACTNWKRVMVVLSQSLISPSSGKPYTDPEAIPSDLVHNSSLHLTFAKFWRHYGSLSRHLMALKLQHYTKFLFVRDPFVRLISAFRNKLARPNKDFYQQFGSVMLHRYSNVSGNLPETAADAFAAGIKPTFQQFIAYLLDPETEKEAVFNEHWRQVYRLCHPCQVNYDFIGRLETLETDAEQLLRMLEVDQLLHFPSGARNRTAASWEKDWFTQIPLTMRRDLYKLYEPDFELFGYPIPGSVLHQ; this is encoded by the exons ATGGGAACGTGGCGTTGTCTTCGAGGTGTGTTCATTCTGGGGTCTTTGTTTGTGATCCTGTTGCTTGTTGTCTACTGGGATGACATCGGCGGGTTCAATGTCTATCCAGTACAAGACCCCAAACATCAGCTGCATGACTCTGAGCCCGGCCCATGGGTGACTTCATGCCCTTCTCACCTTCCCATCTTCTTTACCACTGCTACACTGATGCCTACTGACATCCCTGAGGAGAGAGGAGCAGCAGCCGAGAATGAAAAGCAATCCAAGACGAAATTTGAAATAAAGAACAAAGAGGAAGAAGAGAGGCCTTCTGATGCAGCGAGCACCAGGGAGCAGGAGGAGAGGAAGCAGAGGATCATGGACGTGTGTTCAGGAAAGGATGTCGTAGAATTCCCAGGAAGGACTCGGACATTTGACCAGATTCCCAACAAGGAATTGGATCACCTGATTGTGGACGACAAGCACCGGATCATCTACTGCTACGTTCCAAAG GTCGCGTGCACGAACTGGAAAAGAGTGATGGTGGTTCTGTCTCAGTCTCTAATTTCACCCTCTTCTGGAAAACCTTACACAGACCCCGAGGCCATACCTTCTGACCTTGTGCACAACTCCTCTCTGCATCTCACATTTGCTAA GTTTTGGCGACATTACGGCTCTCTGTCTCGCCACCTGATGGCGCTCAAGCTCCAACATTACACCAAATTTCTCTTTGTACGAGACCCCTTCGTACGTCTCATCTCTGCCTTCAGGAACAAGTTGGCAAG GCCCAACAAGGACTTTTACCAGCAGTTTGGTTCTGTCATGCTGCATCGATACAGTAACGTCTCTGGGAATCTGCCAGAAACAGCAGCAGATGCATTTGCAGCGGGAATCAAACCAACGTTTCAACAGTTTATTGCATATCTGCTGGATCCAGAGACTGAGAAGGAGGCGGTCTTCAATGAGCATTGGCGACAG gTGTACCGTCTGTGCCATCCCTGCCAGGTAAATTATGATTTTATTGGACGACTGGAAACTCTGGAAACAGATGCGGAGCAACTTCTGAGGATGCTGGAAGTGGATCAGCTGTTGCACTTCCCTTCCGGTGCACGTAACCGCACTGCAGCCAGCTGGGAAAAGGACTGGTTTACACAGATTCCCTTAACAATGAGAAGAGATCTGTACAAACTCTACGAGCCAGACTTTGAACTGTTCGGCTATCCCATACCTGGCAGTGTGCTGCACCAGTAG